The following proteins come from a genomic window of Actinomarinicola tropica:
- a CDS encoding class I SAM-dependent methyltransferase, which yields MLTVDYDRLGLAPGERLLDLGAGFGRHAFEGLRRGATVVAFDYALDELRQVEQLFAAMVAEGEAPVGASGASVRGDAHRLPFPDGAFDRIIASEVLEHLPDDGTALRELARVLRPGGTIAVTVPARLSETICWKLSEEYHAPFVEGGHLRIYTESGMRQLMADAGLEPTGSHKAHALHAPYWWLKCAVGPTNDENPLVKAYHRLLVWDITDQPAVTRVAERLLNPVIGKSVAIYARKPVESARRAA from the coding sequence GTGCTCACCGTCGACTACGACCGCCTCGGCCTCGCCCCGGGCGAGCGGCTCCTCGACCTCGGCGCCGGCTTCGGCCGCCACGCCTTCGAGGGCCTGCGCCGGGGCGCCACGGTCGTGGCGTTCGACTACGCCCTCGACGAGCTCCGCCAGGTCGAGCAGCTGTTCGCCGCCATGGTGGCGGAGGGCGAGGCGCCGGTCGGCGCGTCCGGAGCCAGCGTCCGCGGCGACGCCCACCGGCTGCCGTTCCCCGACGGCGCGTTCGACCGCATCATCGCCTCCGAGGTGCTCGAGCACCTGCCCGACGACGGCACCGCCCTCCGCGAGCTGGCCCGGGTGCTGCGCCCCGGCGGCACGATCGCCGTGACCGTCCCCGCCCGCCTGTCGGAGACGATCTGCTGGAAGCTGTCCGAGGAGTACCACGCCCCGTTCGTCGAGGGCGGCCACCTGCGCATCTACACCGAGTCCGGGATGCGACAGCTGATGGCCGACGCCGGGCTCGAGCCCACCGGCTCGCACAAGGCCCACGCCCTGCACGCGCCCTACTGGTGGCTGAAGTGCGCGGTCGGACCGACCAACGACGAGAACCCGCTCGTGAAGGCGTACCACCGCCTGCTCGTGTGGGACATCACCGACCAGCCGGCGGTCACCCGGGTCGCCGAGCGGCTCCTCAACCCGGTCATCGGCAAGAGCGTCGCCATCTACGCCCGCAAGCCCGTGGAGAGCGCGCGCCGTGCCGCCTGA
- a CDS encoding prenyltransferase/squalene oxidase repeat-containing protein, whose product MPPEEITPPRVDGVVTADEVRATAAGIAEWQLPNGMIPWFPGGHADAWNHTEAAMALARTGFVAEAERAYEWLRSTQRPDGAWHQYYLADSIEQDKLDANTCAYVAAGVLHHWLLTRDRGFLETMWEVVEPAIDFVLDLQTPRGEITWARHADGTPWSFALLTGSSSICHSLRCAVTLAEELGHERPDWELSAAQLAHVIEHEPDAFAPKHRWAMDWYYPVLAGVLTGERGREHLAARYDTFVMPERGIRCVSDRPWVTVAETCECTLAHLAVGETEKALEMFSWTRPQRTDDGRYWTGVVYPQQDTFPTGERSTYTAAAVVLAADALDGTAPTAGLFTDGASVAPLVDFDPASRDLDAEVRDPR is encoded by the coding sequence GTGCCGCCTGAGGAGATCACCCCGCCCCGCGTCGACGGCGTCGTCACCGCCGACGAGGTGCGCGCCACGGCCGCCGGCATCGCCGAGTGGCAGCTGCCGAACGGGATGATCCCGTGGTTCCCCGGGGGCCACGCCGACGCGTGGAACCACACCGAGGCCGCGATGGCCCTCGCCCGCACCGGGTTCGTCGCCGAGGCCGAGCGGGCCTACGAGTGGCTCCGGTCCACCCAGCGCCCCGACGGCGCCTGGCACCAGTACTACCTCGCCGACTCGATCGAGCAGGACAAGCTCGACGCCAACACGTGCGCCTACGTCGCCGCCGGCGTCCTGCACCACTGGCTCCTCACCCGCGACCGTGGCTTCCTCGAGACCATGTGGGAGGTCGTCGAGCCGGCGATCGACTTCGTCCTCGACCTCCAGACGCCACGCGGCGAGATCACCTGGGCCCGGCACGCCGACGGCACCCCCTGGTCGTTCGCGCTGCTCACCGGCTCGTCGTCGATCTGCCACAGCCTGCGCTGCGCGGTGACCCTGGCCGAGGAGCTCGGCCACGAGCGGCCCGACTGGGAGCTCTCGGCCGCCCAGCTCGCCCACGTGATCGAGCACGAACCCGACGCCTTCGCCCCCAAGCACCGCTGGGCCATGGACTGGTACTACCCGGTGCTCGCCGGCGTGCTGACCGGCGAGCGGGGCCGCGAGCACCTCGCCGCGCGCTACGACACGTTCGTCATGCCCGAGCGCGGCATCCGCTGCGTGTCCGACCGGCCCTGGGTGACCGTGGCCGAGACCTGCGAGTGCACGCTCGCCCACCTCGCGGTCGGCGAGACCGAGAAGGCTCTCGAGATGTTCTCGTGGACCCGCCCGCAGCGCACCGACGACGGTCGCTACTGGACGGGCGTCGTGTACCCCCAGCAGGACACGTTCCCCACCGGCGAACGGAGCACCTACACCGCGGCGGCGGTCGTCCTCGCCGCCGATGCGCTCGACGGCACGGCACCGACCGCCGGCCTCTTCACCGACGGGGCGAGCGTGGCGCCGCTGGTCGACTTCGACCCCGCCTCACGCGACCTCGACGCCGAGGTGCGCGACCCGCGCTGA
- a CDS encoding class I SAM-dependent methyltransferase — MPPDEGLALHDAAVDAAAGPLMEIGSYCGKSAIYLGAAARELGTVLFAVDHHRGSEENQAGWEHHEPDLVDPAVGRMDTLPRFRRTVHDAGLEDVVIAVVADSPTLGRFWTTPLGFLFIDGGHGPEPAHRDYETWVPHVRVGGVLAIHDVFPDPADGGRPPYEIYLRALGSGAFEEIGATGSLRVLRRIGDGT; from the coding sequence ATGCCACCCGACGAGGGGCTGGCCCTCCACGACGCCGCGGTCGACGCCGCAGCCGGGCCCCTGATGGAGATCGGCAGCTACTGCGGCAAGTCGGCGATCTACCTCGGCGCCGCGGCGCGCGAGCTCGGCACGGTCCTGTTCGCGGTCGACCACCACCGCGGCTCGGAGGAGAACCAGGCCGGGTGGGAGCACCACGAGCCGGACCTCGTCGATCCGGCGGTCGGGCGGATGGACACGCTGCCCCGGTTCCGTCGCACCGTGCACGACGCCGGGCTCGAGGACGTCGTGATCGCAGTGGTGGCGGATTCACCTACGCTCGGTCGGTTCTGGACGACGCCGCTCGGCTTCCTCTTCATCGACGGGGGCCACGGGCCCGAACCCGCTCACCGCGACTACGAGACCTGGGTGCCCCACGTGCGGGTCGGCGGCGTGCTCGCCATCCACGACGTGTTCCCCGACCCCGCCGACGGCGGACGTCCCCCCTACGAGATCTACCTGCGTGCGCTCGGCTCGGGGGCGTTCGAGGAGATCGGTGCCACGGGGTCGCTGCGGGTCCTGCGCCGGATCGGCGACGGCACCTAG
- a CDS encoding GtrA family protein, translating to MTSMQRLRDLHRAHGMRALKYASVSVVGIVVTQILLSITLQVLDWTPAWSNFVSVSLASIPAYLLNRQWVWAKSGRHSMRREVLPFWGISLLGLLLSTAVVAFVGRYTEHHLAIRAANIGSFGLLWVGKYLYLDKLMFAHDEDGSEVVVEAVPSDEASTAHGG from the coding sequence ATGACGTCGATGCAACGGCTGCGTGACCTCCATCGCGCCCACGGGATGCGCGCACTGAAGTACGCGAGCGTCTCGGTCGTCGGCATCGTCGTGACCCAGATCCTGCTGTCGATCACCCTCCAGGTGCTCGACTGGACGCCGGCGTGGTCGAACTTCGTCTCGGTCAGCCTGGCCTCCATCCCCGCCTACCTCCTCAACCGGCAGTGGGTGTGGGCCAAGTCGGGCCGCCACAGCATGCGGCGGGAGGTCCTCCCGTTCTGGGGCATCTCCCTGCTCGGCCTGCTGCTCTCGACGGCCGTGGTGGCGTTCGTCGGCCGCTACACCGAGCACCACCTGGCGATCCGCGCCGCCAACATCGGCTCGTTCGGGCTGCTCTGGGTGGGCAAGTACCTGTACCTCGACAAGCTGATGTTCGCCCACGACGAGGACGGTTCCGAGGTCGTCGTCGAGGCCGTGCCCTCCGACGAGGCGTCCACCGCCCACGGTGGCTGA
- the tesB gene encoding acyl-CoA thioesterase II, with protein sequence MPDQQAVDDLVHLLDLEAIEVNIFRGTSPDEDRQRVFGGQVAAQALMAATRTVDEDRKVHSLHGYFLRPGDPTVPILYEVDRIRDGRSFTTRRVVAIQHGKAIFNMSASYQVVEGGLEHQLEMPEAPDPETIPDFRSRMAPWAEMMGDWFHRPRPIDMRHVDFVAPDSDEQMPPMSRVWMKADGRLPDDPVLHTCVLAYLSDMTLLDTTLLPHGRSGWGGGEMMMASLDHAMWFHRPFRADEWLLYSQDTPSTSNARGLARGSIFTHDGQLAVSVVQEGLIRVVGG encoded by the coding sequence ATGCCCGACCAGCAGGCCGTCGACGACCTGGTCCACCTCCTCGACCTCGAGGCGATCGAGGTCAACATCTTCCGGGGGACCAGTCCCGACGAGGACCGCCAGCGGGTGTTCGGGGGCCAGGTGGCGGCGCAGGCTCTCATGGCCGCGACGCGCACCGTCGACGAGGACCGGAAGGTCCACTCGCTCCACGGCTACTTCCTGCGCCCGGGGGACCCGACCGTGCCGATCCTCTACGAGGTCGACCGGATCCGTGACGGGCGGTCGTTCACGACGCGGCGGGTCGTCGCCATCCAGCACGGCAAGGCGATCTTCAACATGTCGGCCTCCTACCAGGTGGTCGAGGGCGGGCTCGAGCACCAGCTCGAGATGCCCGAGGCGCCGGACCCCGAGACGATCCCCGACTTCCGCAGCCGCATGGCGCCGTGGGCCGAGATGATGGGCGACTGGTTCCACCGACCACGGCCGATCGACATGCGCCACGTCGACTTCGTCGCCCCGGACTCCGACGAGCAGATGCCCCCGATGTCGCGGGTGTGGATGAAGGCGGACGGTCGGCTCCCCGACGACCCGGTCCTGCACACCTGCGTGCTCGCCTACCTGTCGGACATGACCCTGCTCGACACCACGCTGCTCCCCCACGGCCGGTCGGGCTGGGGCGGCGGCGAGATGATGATGGCGAGCCTCGACCACGCCATGTGGTTCCACCGGCCGTTCCGTGCCGACGAGTGGCTGCTCTACAGCCAGGACACGCCGTCGACGTCGAACGCCCGAGGCCTCGCACGCGGGTCGATCTTCACCCACGACGGGCAGCTGGCCGTCTCGGTCGTGCAGGAGGGCCTCATCCGGGTGGTGGGCGGGTGA
- a CDS encoding PQQ-dependent sugar dehydrogenase: MTRRRPRSRRAALAVVLPLLLGACAGDDDGDVTGQTAVVPDVTTTSTTGPPSSSTTETTEPEPPSSVEDLSGAAITLTEIASLDAPTAMASRPGSDVLYVAERGGTVRPLTRTPVDAGTQIEVGEPVLDVGTTTDGERGLLGLAFSPDGTQLFLSYTDTSGDTQLDVYDVDGDAVLPDSRRPVFATGQPYANHNGGHVAFGPDGHLYLGLGDGGGGGDPLRTAQDPSDVLGSILRFDPADLDAAPEVWTIGVRNPWRYSWDRETGDLWIADVGQNAVEEVTVVPASGDEPPGRGANLGWPIFEGSLPYDGGPEPEGYVAPIFDYEHGPGCSITGGYVSRGEALAGLRGAYLYSDYCDPTIRALLVRDGVLVDERALDVDVPGGQVASFAEGADGELYVLSLAGGIYRIDPA; the protein is encoded by the coding sequence GTGACGCGCCGGCGGCCGCGGTCGCGACGGGCCGCCCTCGCCGTCGTCCTGCCCCTCCTCCTCGGCGCCTGCGCCGGCGACGACGACGGCGACGTCACCGGGCAGACCGCCGTCGTGCCCGACGTGACCACCACGTCCACGACGGGCCCGCCGTCGAGCTCCACCACCGAGACCACCGAGCCCGAACCGCCGAGCTCGGTCGAGGACCTCTCCGGCGCCGCGATCACCCTCACCGAGATCGCCTCGCTCGACGCGCCGACCGCGATGGCGAGCCGCCCGGGGTCCGACGTGCTCTACGTGGCCGAGCGCGGCGGCACGGTGCGTCCCCTCACGCGGACGCCGGTCGACGCCGGCACCCAGATCGAGGTCGGTGAACCGGTCCTCGACGTGGGCACCACCACCGACGGGGAGCGCGGCCTGCTCGGCCTGGCGTTCTCGCCCGACGGCACGCAGCTCTTCCTCAGCTACACCGACACGTCGGGCGACACCCAGCTCGACGTCTACGACGTGGACGGCGACGCCGTGCTCCCCGACTCCCGTCGTCCGGTCTTCGCCACCGGCCAGCCCTACGCCAACCACAACGGCGGCCACGTGGCGTTCGGACCCGACGGCCACCTCTACCTCGGCCTCGGCGACGGCGGCGGGGGCGGCGACCCGCTGCGGACGGCCCAGGACCCGTCGGACGTGCTCGGCTCGATCCTGCGCTTCGACCCCGCGGACCTCGACGCCGCGCCGGAGGTCTGGACGATCGGCGTGCGCAACCCCTGGCGGTACTCGTGGGACCGCGAGACGGGCGACCTCTGGATCGCCGACGTCGGCCAGAACGCGGTCGAGGAGGTCACCGTCGTGCCGGCGAGCGGCGACGAGCCCCCGGGCCGGGGCGCCAACCTCGGCTGGCCGATCTTCGAGGGCAGCCTGCCCTACGACGGCGGCCCGGAGCCCGAGGGCTACGTCGCACCGATCTTCGACTACGAGCACGGGCCGGGCTGCTCGATCACCGGCGGCTACGTCTCCCGGGGCGAGGCGCTGGCCGGGCTGCGAGGGGCGTACCTGTACTCCGACTACTGCGACCCCACGATCCGGGCGCTGCTCGTGCGCGACGGGGTCCTCGTCGACGAGCGCGCCCTCGACGTCGACGTGCCCGGCGGCCAGGTCGCGTCGTTCGCCGAGGGGGCCGACGGCGAGCTCTACGTCCTCTCGCTGGCGGGCGGGATCTACCGCATCGACCCCGCCTGA
- a CDS encoding DUF952 domain-containing protein gives MIYHIARRALWDEAVRTGRYEQSTVDRTLAEEGFIHASRAEQVQGVADRYYQDVAEELVLLVIDPDRLDVELRYEAPPGRGESFPHLYGPLDPAAVVEVRPLPRDADGRLVIET, from the coding sequence GTGATCTACCACATCGCCCGACGCGCCCTCTGGGACGAGGCGGTCCGGACCGGCCGCTACGAGCAGTCCACCGTCGACCGGACCCTCGCCGAGGAGGGCTTCATCCACGCCAGCCGGGCCGAGCAGGTCCAGGGCGTGGCCGACCGCTACTACCAGGACGTCGCCGAGGAGCTGGTGCTGCTCGTGATCGATCCGGACCGCCTCGACGTCGAGCTGCGGTACGAGGCCCCGCCTGGTCGGGGCGAGAGCTTCCCCCACCTGTACGGCCCGCTCGACCCCGCCGCCGTCGTCGAGGTGCGCCCGCTGCCGCGGGACGCCGACGGCCGCCTCGTCATCGAGACCTGA
- a CDS encoding TIGR03564 family F420-dependent LLM class oxidoreductase, whose product MRIGLSGGASSVDKMIEQAKRAEADGFAALWYPGAIGGDPLVAMAMAGRETSTIELGTSIVQTYTCHPVLQANRAASVAAAMGREGFTLGIGPSHHPVIEGVYGMDYGHAGRHTEEYVEILAPLLRGEEVDVQGEDWTLHGAGRAAPPTHRVPLLVAALGPRLLRVAGAMADGTVLWMGNARAIESHVAPRITRAAESAGRPAPRIVAGLPVAVTDDVDAARAAAAEQFVVYGQLPNYQRILEHGGVEGPAQAAIVGDEESVAAQITGLFDAGATDVWAAIFPVGDDRGASRARTRALLKDLAND is encoded by the coding sequence ATGCGAATCGGACTCAGTGGGGGCGCGTCCAGCGTCGACAAGATGATCGAGCAGGCGAAGCGGGCGGAGGCCGACGGCTTCGCCGCGCTCTGGTACCCGGGCGCCATCGGTGGCGACCCGCTCGTGGCGATGGCCATGGCGGGGCGGGAGACCTCGACGATCGAGCTGGGGACCTCGATCGTGCAGACCTACACGTGCCATCCGGTGCTCCAGGCGAACCGCGCCGCGTCGGTCGCGGCGGCCATGGGCCGCGAGGGGTTCACCCTCGGCATCGGCCCGTCGCACCACCCGGTGATCGAGGGCGTCTACGGCATGGACTACGGGCACGCCGGCCGCCACACCGAGGAGTACGTCGAGATCCTCGCGCCGCTCCTGCGCGGCGAGGAGGTCGACGTGCAGGGCGAGGACTGGACGCTGCACGGCGCCGGGCGCGCCGCCCCGCCGACACACCGCGTGCCGCTCCTCGTCGCGGCCCTCGGGCCGCGCCTCCTGCGGGTCGCCGGGGCGATGGCCGACGGCACGGTGCTCTGGATGGGCAACGCCCGCGCCATCGAGTCGCACGTCGCTCCCCGCATCACCCGCGCCGCGGAGTCCGCCGGTCGGCCCGCACCGCGCATCGTCGCCGGGCTCCCCGTCGCGGTCACCGACGACGTCGACGCCGCGCGGGCCGCGGCGGCGGAGCAGTTCGTCGTCTACGGCCAGCTGCCCAACTACCAGCGCATCCTCGAGCACGGCGGGGTCGAGGGTCCGGCCCAGGCCGCGATCGTGGGCGACGAGGAGTCGGTCGCCGCGCAGATCACCGGGCTGTTCGACGCCGGCGCCACGGACGTGTGGGCCGCGATCTTCCCGGTCGGCGACGACCGGGGCGCCTCGCGCGCCCGCACCCGGGCTCTGCTGAAGGACCTCGCCAACGACTGA
- a CDS encoding ketopantoate reductase family protein yields MRFVVYGAGAIGGVVGGRLFEHGHDVTLIARGEHLRVIQSVGLRVDSPGGSITLEIPAAASPREVQWHGDEAVLLCVKGQDTVGALDDLRLAAPPSVAIFCLQNGVANEREALRRFAHVHGVTVMAPTGHLEPGAVQAWSDPIAGMFDVGRYPSGVDGADEAFAQACEESRLQSIPRPDIMRWKHAKLLMNLGNAVQALFEGQDGADEVARAARAEGREVFAAAGIDHASAEEDRERRGDVLQIGAIDGLERGGGSTWQSLARGQGTVETDLLNGEITLLGRLHGVATPINERLQRWMAAANAGGAAPGSADLAAFLAEG; encoded by the coding sequence GTGCGGTTCGTCGTCTACGGGGCAGGAGCGATCGGTGGCGTCGTCGGCGGTCGCCTCTTCGAGCACGGCCACGACGTCACGCTGATCGCACGCGGCGAGCACCTGCGGGTCATCCAGTCCGTCGGGCTGCGCGTCGACTCCCCGGGCGGCAGCATCACGCTCGAGATCCCGGCCGCGGCGTCGCCACGGGAGGTGCAGTGGCACGGCGACGAGGCCGTCCTGCTGTGCGTGAAGGGCCAGGACACCGTCGGCGCCCTCGACGACCTTCGCCTCGCCGCGCCTCCGAGCGTGGCGATCTTCTGCCTGCAGAACGGCGTCGCCAACGAGCGCGAGGCGCTGCGCCGCTTCGCGCACGTCCACGGCGTGACGGTGATGGCCCCGACCGGCCACCTCGAACCCGGCGCGGTGCAGGCGTGGTCCGACCCGATCGCCGGCATGTTCGACGTCGGTCGCTACCCCTCGGGTGTCGACGGTGCCGACGAGGCGTTCGCCCAGGCGTGCGAGGAGTCTCGACTCCAGTCGATCCCGCGCCCCGACATCATGCGGTGGAAGCACGCCAAGCTCCTGATGAACCTGGGCAACGCGGTGCAGGCCCTCTTCGAGGGGCAGGACGGTGCGGACGAGGTGGCGCGGGCGGCGCGGGCCGAGGGGCGCGAGGTGTTCGCGGCCGCAGGCATCGACCACGCGTCGGCGGAGGAGGACCGGGAGCGGCGGGGCGACGTGCTGCAGATCGGCGCGATCGATGGCCTCGAGCGAGGTGGCGGCTCCACCTGGCAGAGCCTGGCCCGAGGTCAGGGCACGGTCGAGACCGACCTGCTCAACGGCGAGATCACGTTGCTCGGGCGCCTGCACGGCGTCGCCACGCCGATCAACGAGCGGCTGCAGCGCTGGATGGCGGCGGCCAACGCCGGCGGCGCCGCCCCCGGCTCGGCCGACCTCGCGGCCTTCCTCGCCGAGGGCTGA
- a CDS encoding LLM class F420-dependent oxidoreductase, producing MKIGMGISYTGDPKAAGDRAADLESAGVDMLWVAELYSFDAVSILGYLAARTERVELASGILPLYSRSPALIGMTAAGLDAVSGGRFVLGLGASGPQVIEGWHGVPYTKPLAATRDVIEICRKVWRREVVEHHGEVYELPLPPDQGTGLGKPLKIINHPVREDIPIYIASLGPKNVQMTAEIADGWLPTIFHPDKAREVWGPDLDAGFARRDDALGPMDVAVGSTVAICDEHTAQKLKDQLRPGLALYVGGMGARNRNFYNNTFKKYGYEKEAAEIQDLFLSGKKEEAAAAIPQDYLDAVAIVGDEGRVRDRIQAYKEAGVTQLRISPAGDDKLGLVEKVKAWAE from the coding sequence ATGAAGATCGGAATGGGGATCAGCTACACGGGGGACCCGAAGGCCGCCGGCGACCGCGCCGCGGACCTCGAGAGCGCCGGAGTCGACATGCTGTGGGTGGCGGAGCTGTACAGCTTCGACGCCGTCAGCATCCTCGGCTACCTCGCCGCGCGCACCGAGCGCGTCGAGCTCGCGTCGGGCATCCTCCCGCTCTACTCACGCAGCCCGGCGCTGATCGGCATGACCGCGGCCGGCCTCGACGCCGTGTCGGGTGGCCGGTTCGTGCTCGGCCTCGGCGCCTCGGGTCCGCAGGTGATCGAGGGTTGGCACGGCGTGCCGTACACCAAGCCCCTGGCGGCCACCCGCGACGTCATCGAGATCTGCCGGAAGGTGTGGCGGCGCGAGGTCGTCGAGCACCACGGCGAGGTGTACGAGCTGCCGCTCCCGCCCGACCAGGGCACCGGCCTCGGCAAGCCGCTGAAGATCATCAACCACCCGGTCCGCGAGGACATCCCGATCTACATCGCGAGCCTCGGCCCGAAGAACGTGCAGATGACCGCGGAGATCGCCGACGGCTGGCTGCCGACGATCTTCCACCCCGACAAGGCCCGCGAGGTGTGGGGCCCGGACCTCGACGCCGGCTTCGCCCGGCGCGACGACGCCCTCGGCCCCATGGACGTCGCCGTCGGCAGCACCGTCGCCATCTGCGACGAGCACACCGCGCAGAAGCTGAAGGACCAGCTCCGGCCGGGGCTCGCCCTCTACGTCGGCGGCATGGGCGCTCGCAACCGCAACTTCTACAACAACACGTTCAAGAAGTACGGGTACGAGAAGGAGGCGGCCGAGATCCAGGACCTCTTCCTGTCGGGCAAGAAGGAGGAGGCCGCCGCCGCCATCCCGCAGGACTACCTCGACGCCGTCGCCATCGTCGGCGACGAGGGACGCGTCCGCGACCGCATCCAGGCCTACAAGGAGGCCGGGGTCACCCAGCTGCGGATCAGCCCGGCGGGCGACGACAAGCTCGGCCTGGTCGAGAAGGTCAAGGCCTGGGCCGAGTAG
- a CDS encoding DUF4349 domain-containing protein, translating into MRARLLLRRSGRLAAVLLVATMVVAGCSGGGDDEMSGGDAATDATAAPSGEGDAGGDGVEQSGDGATNGGGDDEAADDGGGDGTAAEGGAPREDQAGSAADPVVVTPVDLGRSIIYTAAVELQADDVTAASREAQQAVTAVGGVVFGQETTTDPQPRTVLVFKVPPERFGEALDALSGVGEVVRQDVTADDVTERVVDLQSQISSTEVSVARLRDLLADAPSVEAIAALEGQLLQRETALEQMRGQLRTLEGQVSLATITLEISQPAAEPQMDVEVTAYAGDDDGARCPGDDELTLDEGDDGVLCLRIENRGNVDLTEIEVRDHQLGLDPDDVTLVDWEEDAVLAPGDVVVAWGAFTADPDERPAPDVSAAALDDAGTRLRVGVESSTTPVDLVVEEDESLPGFGDAFGTGLSVLGTVFGIVVMAAGLVVPLLVLLVPLAAAVWWWRRRSSERVNDEPTLSTTS; encoded by the coding sequence ATGCGTGCTCGACTCCTCCTGCGGCGATCCGGTCGGCTGGCGGCGGTGCTGCTGGTGGCGACGATGGTCGTCGCAGGCTGCTCTGGCGGCGGCGACGACGAGATGAGCGGCGGTGACGCCGCGACCGACGCGACCGCCGCCCCGTCGGGTGAGGGCGATGCAGGGGGTGACGGTGTCGAGCAGTCCGGCGACGGGGCGACCAACGGCGGAGGCGACGACGAGGCGGCGGACGACGGTGGCGGCGACGGCACCGCGGCCGAGGGTGGTGCGCCGCGGGAGGACCAGGCGGGCTCGGCGGCCGACCCGGTCGTCGTCACGCCCGTCGATCTCGGCCGGTCGATCATCTACACCGCCGCGGTCGAGCTGCAGGCCGACGACGTCACTGCGGCCAGCCGCGAGGCGCAGCAGGCGGTGACCGCGGTCGGCGGCGTCGTGTTCGGGCAGGAGACGACGACCGACCCCCAGCCCCGCACGGTGCTGGTCTTCAAGGTGCCGCCGGAGCGTTTCGGCGAGGCGCTCGACGCTCTGAGCGGCGTGGGGGAGGTCGTCCGCCAAGACGTCACGGCCGACGACGTCACCGAGCGGGTCGTCGACCTCCAGAGCCAGATCTCGAGCACCGAGGTATCGGTCGCCCGCCTGCGGGACCTGCTCGCCGACGCCCCGTCGGTCGAGGCGATCGCCGCCCTCGAGGGCCAGCTCCTCCAGCGCGAGACCGCCCTCGAGCAGATGCGGGGCCAGCTCCGCACCCTCGAGGGCCAGGTGAGCCTGGCGACGATCACCCTCGAGATCTCCCAGCCCGCGGCCGAGCCGCAGATGGACGTCGAGGTCACGGCGTACGCCGGCGACGACGACGGTGCCCGCTGCCCGGGCGACGACGAGCTGACGCTCGACGAGGGCGACGACGGCGTGCTGTGCCTGCGCATCGAGAACCGCGGCAACGTCGACCTGACGGAGATCGAGGTGCGCGACCACCAGCTCGGGCTCGACCCCGATGACGTCACCCTCGTCGACTGGGAGGAGGACGCGGTCCTCGCGCCCGGCGACGTGGTCGTCGCCTGGGGTGCGTTCACCGCCGACCCCGACGAGCGCCCCGCCCCTGACGTCAGCGCCGCCGCCCTCGACGACGCGGGCACCCGCCTCCGGGTCGGCGTCGAGTCGTCGACCACGCCGGTGGACCTGGTGGTCGAGGAGGACGAGTCGCTCCCCGGCTTCGGCGACGCCTTCGGCACCGGCCTGTCGGTGCTCGGCACGGTGTTCGGGATCGTCGTGATGGCCGCCGGCCTCGTCGTCCCGCTCCTGGTGCTGCTCGTGCCGCTCGCCGCCGCCGTGTGGTGGTGGCGGCGCCGGTCGAGCGAGCGCGTCAACGACGAGCCGACGCTGTCGACGACGAGCTGA